The DNA region GGTGCTTTCCAAAAATCCTTCCTGCAGAGTTCAGGATGGGCTGGTGGAAACCAACCTGCTGATTACATCGTGAAGGTGGGCAGCCCGGTAGGTGCTATCTGGGGATTGGTAACTGAAGGTTTTTACAGAGTAGAAGATTTCGATTTCAACCCAACTACCAATGCTTATACACTTAAGCCAACTGTTGCAAGCAATCAATCTGTTACTTCTATTGTTCCTCAACCAGGAACCATCAGGTTCAGAGATATCAACGGTGATGGTATAGTAAACGACCTTGATCGTACTATCATTGGTGATGCTACTCCAAAAGTATTTGGTGGATTGAACCAACAGCTATCTTACAAGAACTGGGATCTGAGCTTGTTCATCAATTACCAGTTTGGAAATGATGTTTTGAACGCAAGCAAACTTGAATTTACAAGTGGTTACACACCAAACTCTAACCTGCTGGCTGATATGAACAACCGTTGGAGAACAGTGAATGCACAGGGCGAGGTAGTAAGAGATCCACAGGCTCTTGCAGCACTTAATGCTAATGCTACCATCTGGAGACCAATCACCAGTGCAAGTGCATTCAACGTGCATTCATGGGCTGTAGAAGACGCATCTTTTGTTAGGATCAACAATTTAACTATAGGTTATAATCTTCCAGTGGAATTTGCGAAGCGTGCAAGAATGCAGAGAGCACGCCTGTATGTAACTTTGAACAACCTTGCGGTTATCACCAGTTACTCAGGATTTGACCCAGAAGTAAGTACTAGAAGAAACTTCGGTACTACACCAGGTGTTGATTACTCAGCTTATCCTCGCAGCCGTTCTTACATATTTGGTGTTAACGTAACATTCTAATTAAAGCGATTATGAAAAAGTTGTCATATAAATATTTAGCTGTCCTTTTAGTTGCAACTACCACACTGGCTACTTCGTGTAGGAAATACCTTGACGAAGTACAACCAGAATCTACTTTTGGTCCTGAATACGTTTTTGATAATGTAGATAATGCTACAAGAGCTATTCTGGGAACTTACGCAGCAATGACCGGCGATAACGGTTATGGTATCCGTATCAGCATGTACTACCCTTATGATGATGATATCATGATGGGACAAGGTGGTGCACCTGGCGATAACGAAAGAAGAGATATTGCCCGTTACAACGTGCAGCCAAGTAACACACAGTTGCTGCAGCCGTACAGCCAGTTATATTCTGGTGTAGAGCGTGCTAACCTTTGTATCTACTACATTCCAAGAATGGAGCAGTACATATCTGGTACCGATCAGCAGAAAAGAGACCTGAGAAGGCTTCATGGTGAAGCGTTGACGCTGAGAGCGCAGTACTACTTTGAACTCGTAAGAAACTGGGGAGATGTGCCTGCACAATGGCAGCCTTCAGCTTTCGAGACAGATCTATTTAAGCCTAAAACAAACAGGGATAGCATCTACGACAGGATTCTAAGTGACCTTGAGCTGGCTGCTACTATGGTGCCTTGGAGAACTGAAGTTGGTGGTACTAGTGAAAGAATTACCCAGGGTGCTGTAAGAGGTTTGCGTGCACGTATTGCTCTTTTCCGCGGTGGTTATGCACTACGCAGCGACAGAACAATGCGCCGCCCTGCTAACTACAAAGAGTACTACCAGATAGCACGCGACGAATGTGCTGCTATCATGGCAAGACCTGGTGATCATAGCTTGAATCCAAGCTTCCGTGCAATTTGGAAAGACAATATTCTTGCGCACCGCATAGAGCCAAATGGCGAGGTGTTATTTGAAGTGGCTATGGCCGGTGGCGGTAGTGCTTTGGGAGATAGCAAGCTAGGATACTACAATGGTCCTCGTTATGGTTCTTTTGGAAACTCTGCGCTGATTATTCTTCCTACTTACTTCTACATGTTCGATCCTGCCGATACAAGGCGCGATGTAACCGCTGCTCCATACGATTTCAACGCAAGTGGTTTTGTGGTAGCTACAGCTGCTAACGCCATTCGTGATGGTAAGTTCCGCAGAGACTGGATCACCAATCCTGTAGTATTAAGTTCAAACGCACAATACTTTGGTATCAACTGGCCGATGATCCGTTTTTCTGATGTATTGCTGATGTTTGCAGAAGCAGATAACGAAATCAACAACGGACCTTCTGCTGCAGCAAGAGCCGCTTTTGAGCGTGTAAGATTAAGAGCGTTCAATAACAATGCTGCGCTTATCGGTACTACTCCTTCTGATTACACTGGTTTCTTCAATGCCATTGTAAAAGAAAGAGCACTAGAACTTGGTGGTGAAGGTATCCGTAAGTACGACCTGATCCGTTGGAATATCCTGGGTCAGAAAATGGCAGAAACAAAGGCTGAGTTAGAAGCATTGGCTACTAATCCACTTCCTGCTCCTTACACCAACTTGCCACGTACTATGACGTATAAAACGAACTCTACTACACTTGAGTACCTGAATTCGTTCTATGCACCTAATCCAAACACCACAGCGCCAGCAGGATATGCAAACGTAAACTGGGTTGGACAAAGTAACATCAGGTCTTCACTGTTAGTTACCAGTGCAGGTGTACCTGTATACGGTGGATACTTCCAGCAGAATAAGAACGAGTTGTTGCCTTTCCCACAGGCTGCAATAGATGCTAATCCTCGCCTGGTTCAGAATCCTGGATATTAATAGAAAGTGATTTCTTATACATAAATTGTAAGGCTGCTTTATTAAGGCAGCCTTACTTTTTTCAAAGCTTCCATATGAAATTGATTGGCATAATGGCCTTGTTTTGCATGGTCTCTTGCACGCAAAAGATTGCTTCGTCAGGTGCAGCTACAGCAAATAGACCTATCGCTTTTCCTGGTGCTGAGGGTTTTGGAAAATATACAACTGGTGGCAGGGGTGGTAAAGTAGTAATAGTAAATAACCTGAACGACAACGGCGAGGGAAGCCTGCGGCAGGCACTAAAAAGTAGCCAACCAAAGATCATCGTATTCGAAGTTTCAGGAACCATTCATCTTCTTTCTCCTTTAGAGATTTCCGCTAATACCACTATTGCAGGTCATTCTGCACCTGGTGATGGAATATGCCTGGCCGATCACCCCGTGGTTTTGGATGGTGACAATATTATCGTCCGCTATATGCGCTTCAGGATGGGCGACCGTTACCAGGACAATGGTATGGTGCACGGCAGTGGCGATGATGATGCCTTCAGCGGTCAAAGGCGGAAGCATATCATTGTTGATCATTGCTCAATGAGCTGGAGTACTGATGAAGTCTGCACCGTGTACAATGGTGATAGCACCACGCTTCAATGGAACATCATTTCTGAGCCCCTCGATTATTCTTATCATTTTGAAACAGGTGATAAAGATTGGGAGCACCATGGGTTTGGTGGTATCTGGGGTGGAAGGCATTTGTCCGGGCATCACAATCTTTTCGCCCATTGCAACAATCGGACGCCACGTTTCAATGGTATTCGCCACCTGCCCGAGGAGTTCGTTGATTTCAGGAACAACGTGATATACAACTGGGGTAGCAACAATGTGTACGCTGGCGAAGGAGGCACCTACAATATTGTAAATAACTACTACAAACATGGCCCTTCTACCAATGAGCGCGTTCGCTTCCGGGTTTTAACCCCTTACAAGACCGCCACTATTCCTTATGGAAATTTCCATTTATCTGGCAATTATGTAGATGGTTCTGAAGAAGTAAGTGAAGACAACTGGAAAGGCGTGGTGATGAATGATGGTGGTCCGCAGGATGCAATCCAGGCAAAAGTGCCAACTCCTTTTTCCTCAGTATTTATAAATACAGAAAAAGCCACATTAGCCTACGAGCATGTGCTAAATTCTGCTGGCGCTAGTTTTAGACGAGACACGCTTGATGAGCGTATCGTAAAAGATGTTCGCAACCGTACAGGCAAAATTATCGATGTGCAGGGTGGACTTCCGCATGGCACACCTTACGAGAAGTCGAAGCATGCCTGGCCAACGCTAAGGCAGTTAGCTGCACCTGCCGATACAGACCGTGATGGAATGCCTGACACATGGGAAAAACAGCAAGGACTTAATCCTGCTGATCCATCAGATGCATCTTCCTATAAATTATCTTCAGCATATACTAATATAGAAGTATACCTAAACAGCTTAATAAAATAAAAACCTATGGATAGAAGCACCTTCATCAAAAATAGCACGCTGGCATCTGCAGGAATACTCCTTGCAAAGTCGCCCCTGACAGCTTTCGCC from Aridibaculum aurantiacum includes:
- a CDS encoding RagB/SusD family nutrient uptake outer membrane protein yields the protein MKKLSYKYLAVLLVATTTLATSCRKYLDEVQPESTFGPEYVFDNVDNATRAILGTYAAMTGDNGYGIRISMYYPYDDDIMMGQGGAPGDNERRDIARYNVQPSNTQLLQPYSQLYSGVERANLCIYYIPRMEQYISGTDQQKRDLRRLHGEALTLRAQYYFELVRNWGDVPAQWQPSAFETDLFKPKTNRDSIYDRILSDLELAATMVPWRTEVGGTSERITQGAVRGLRARIALFRGGYALRSDRTMRRPANYKEYYQIARDECAAIMARPGDHSLNPSFRAIWKDNILAHRIEPNGEVLFEVAMAGGGSALGDSKLGYYNGPRYGSFGNSALIILPTYFYMFDPADTRRDVTAAPYDFNASGFVVATAANAIRDGKFRRDWITNPVVLSSNAQYFGINWPMIRFSDVLLMFAEADNEINNGPSAAARAAFERVRLRAFNNNAALIGTTPSDYTGFFNAIVKERALELGGEGIRKYDLIRWNILGQKMAETKAELEALATNPLPAPYTNLPRTMTYKTNSTTLEYLNSFYAPNPNTTAPAGYANVNWVGQSNIRSSLLVTSAGVPVYGGYFQQNKNELLPFPQAAIDANPRLVQNPGY
- a CDS encoding pectate lyase family protein → MKLIGIMALFCMVSCTQKIASSGAATANRPIAFPGAEGFGKYTTGGRGGKVVIVNNLNDNGEGSLRQALKSSQPKIIVFEVSGTIHLLSPLEISANTTIAGHSAPGDGICLADHPVVLDGDNIIVRYMRFRMGDRYQDNGMVHGSGDDDAFSGQRRKHIIVDHCSMSWSTDEVCTVYNGDSTTLQWNIISEPLDYSYHFETGDKDWEHHGFGGIWGGRHLSGHHNLFAHCNNRTPRFNGIRHLPEEFVDFRNNVIYNWGSNNVYAGEGGTYNIVNNYYKHGPSTNERVRFRVLTPYKTATIPYGNFHLSGNYVDGSEEVSEDNWKGVVMNDGGPQDAIQAKVPTPFSSVFINTEKATLAYEHVLNSAGASFRRDTLDERIVKDVRNRTGKIIDVQGGLPHGTPYEKSKHAWPTLRQLAAPADTDRDGMPDTWEKQQGLNPADPSDASSYKLSSAYTNIEVYLNSLIK